From one Mytilus edulis chromosome 1, xbMytEdul2.2, whole genome shotgun sequence genomic stretch:
- the LOC139485206 gene encoding protein RD3-like: MMPLKSVWKSLVSNDQSKPPSRNEKSIVADSLMSELDYNIKELEKVRIDKEQEETRKKTGVDYSWLITTPPKGYTIPQLQRLELEELFYQVKPEECGSILALFRDSLLNEPQSSELPSIFRACVQQILQQRPKEQSLTEWVTQRTMSLTSLKGRHSAQVVPSGDATCRDPEDVQDIPLSENTQNNGITQVVPMFKHDVESLPV; this comes from the coding sequence ATGATGCCCTTAAAATCAGTATGGAAATCTCTAGTATCAAATGATCAGAGCAAACCTCCTTCCAGAAATGAGAAGTCAATTGTTGCTGATTCATTAATGTCAGAACTTGATTACAATATAAAGGAACTGGAGAAAGTCAGAATCGACAAAGAACAAGAAGAAACAAGAAAAAAGACTGGTGTAGACTATAGTTGGTTGATTACTACTCCTCCAAAAGGGTATACGATTCCCCAATTACAACGTTTAGAACTGGAGGAATTATTTTATCAAGTAAAACCAGAAGAATGTGGGAGCATTTTAGCTTTGTTTAGAGATTCACTTTTAAATGAACCCCAATCATCTGAACTTCCGTCCATATTCAGAGCTTGTGTCCAACAAATTCTACAACAAAGGCCTAAGGAACAGTCACTGACAGAATGGGTTACACAGAGAACTATGAGTTTAACCAGTTTAAAAGGTCGTCATTCAGCTCAAGTGGTGCCATCTGGTGATGCTACATGTAGAGATCCAGAGGATGTTCAAGATATACCACTAtcagaaaatacacaaaataatggAATAACCCAAGTTGTTCCAATGTTTAAACACGATGTAGAAAGTTTGCCTGTTTAG